The nucleotide sequence CACTTCATTTATTCATTTATAGAATCTCCATACAAAGTTGTGGCTAtgatttatttttaattatttttccttgTTTGACATGCTATGAATTGTATATGATGATATGATACtagggctctctctctctcacacacacacatcattAAATACAGTGCCAAATTATATTTCTATTTGATTTAGGTGACAGTGGATGATACTCTTAGGCTGCCCGTAGTGAGTAGTATCATAACTTTTTTTGAACTTCGGCGACAATATTTCATTCATAATCATATCCTTTACAATAAGCGGAATCAAGAAATCCAGAGGTTTATCAAGCCACACCCTTGACTCCTGACCCAAGAAACTAAAATGAGCAATAGTATGAGCGCACTCGTTTACATCACGCACACAATGATTTATTGTCGCCTTGCCGAAAGAACTCATCAACCTTCGACAATCGTCAGTAATTACCGCACCTGACGCCCGGTAGTCATCCGGATTCTGGATAGATTGAACAATCTCCATAGAATCGCTCTCAATGGACAAAGAAAAAATGCCCATCTCCTCATCAAGTCGTAGTCCCAATAATAGCGCAAACGCCTCCATCGTTGGAGCGTCCATTGCATTCGGTTTATATTCCATGGCCGCTGCAACAAAACCTTCCTTCGAATCTCGTAAAATAGCACCACTTGCCTCTACACCTGAGTCAACATGATATGAAGCATCAACATTAAGCTTTATACAGCCTGATGCTGGTCTAGACCATCTAGTGGAGGAACTAGCTTCTGTCGTGGAGGAACTAGCTTCTTTTCTGCTACCCAGTTAGCAATGATACCCCTAATCTGTAGAGACGATCGTGCTGGCGTACCAATCTCTTTATCATGGGACACTTGACGTCGTTCCCACCAGATATACCAACACGCAACCATAGCCTATTCCACTTCATTTTCTCCCTGGAACGAGACACCACCAGGTAAGTTGGAGCATATTATCTCATCAAGTATCAATGAACCAGACCTATGTTTCATGCATATGATGTTGTCTCCGTAATGCATAgtgtatcatatactagtatcataggTGACCTTTTATTATCATACATGAtatatagtagcataacatttattatgatacggtatcatgatatgatactaaaTCATATCTTTCtttatttaattctatgccacattGGTGGCTTATCTTGCCATGTGAGGGTATGCTAGAAAATTATGGATGGTTCCATCAACttaagccaaagagttattttatGCACTGTATGTCTTATAATAGCACATTCTGGTGTAGGGGGACCCAACAGAATGATTGGCATTTGTAGCGTTGACTTAATTACTCCTGATGTTTCGAGGAAATGACATCCATAGGTTGAGATATGATGTTTCTGTTTTACTACGTTACTCTTGAGGTGCATGGATTTGTGGTACAAAAGTGCGGGGGCACTTAGATCCATAGTGCGGTCCTTTTATTTTGCCTTCCGATTTTCAACGTcctatatcttttaaacaaaaatTTCAAATTAAGTTCTGTTTTCATATTCGTGTTTCTCGTGAACAACGCTTTAAAATAAGATCAATTTTGAATATATTTTGATGACTTAAAAACATGTTAAGTTTCGGTGTTGAAACTTAGTACGAGCGACCGATAAAACTTAATTATTTTGTGTGTACGACCGACAgaaaaaaattgcttaagattatATCTCCGAAACTTATTGAAACTTGGCATTTTTAGATGCAAAAATTGTAAGTTTCACTTTTAAAACCTAAAAAGCTTTTTGACggcttttcttttttactttgccgCCGTGCGGGATTCAACTATTTTGCGAATCGTGAGGCAAATCGAGCGGGCGGCAGGCCTTGGCAAGTGAGTGCCCCTGTGAATTTCCATGCTGATTTCATTAATAGTATTTGCTAGAGTTAATCCGAGGTACGTGTTCAATCCACCGAAGAACAAGCAATCACAACACGATGATGAAGGACCAAGTTCTCGTGTTGACACAAAAGGCAGATCATCTGAAGGATAGAACATCCCTCGTTTGTGCACATCCGGCGGAAGGCTTTGGCAAGGCAATTAGCCAACATTGAATTTTTGAGCCAAGGGAGCCATCATGTGAACACCAAAAAAAATTTGGTTGGAATTGCTAGTAGCACGTGAAGGTTTCGTTAGTGTACTTGGGGCATCGCGTGGAAATCTCAGATAAATTTTCACAAGGTTAGCCGTTCAAAGAACCATGGTGTCATCAcgtaccaggtttgaggtggagaagttcgacGAGACCGGAAACCTTGGGTTATAGCAGACAAGGGTGACATTTTTTGGCGCAAGAAGGATGCTTGAACACGTGGCAAATGCctaagggcttgtgtggcttcaacaagactatggcgcggggttgatccAAGGTGGTGTACACACAGAGTTTGAAGTCGATGGGGCgtgagggtggactgatcatctacaacgaggtcatgttgaaggtggagccgAGGTCTGATGGAAGACTTCACTTGGCTGATTAAGAGGCTACAATGAAAGTCAACAGAGAGTCAAAGCCTATTTCAGTGGGAAAAGCATGAGACATGTGGTTCGGACTGGAGCTCAGTGGTTTAATGGAAACGTGAGACTCGTCATCAGTCGGCGATGACCAGTGGTATTCTGTAGTGATGGTTGAATGGTGTGGGTCCGCGGCCCATGAGACTTGACCGGGACAATAGAGACTGGATGCGGTAATAGTGGGGTGTGCGATATGCATGGGACATGGAGACgagccagggctctggtggtcatacatgtggtgagacagtTGTGAATTTGAATCGGGGTGACTACAAGCAACGACGATTTTTTTTCAAGTTTCAGATAGGCGGTCATGGAAGAGCGAGGATGTTGAGTTCAGCTAACTCTTACGTGTGACACCTGATAAGTGAGTTTATCACTTTCACACAGATCGGTGATCAGGGCGTGATGGCATTGAACGAATACTCCAGAAGTTGGGAGCACGAAGTAGAGTaaagaggaacttaattttgctcgaatgTTGACCGtgatcaagaaaagaagggactacattTGCGAGTGGAGTCACATGGAGCTTGGGAGTAGCAGTGGTTCTCATGgataaactcaagtccaatgtaTGTGGAACtttgacgcatggacaaattcaaggtggtggagaatattcgtcaAAGTAGAGTTTGTTGGAATTGTGTCGAATATAATGTACAAGGTATGTTACAGTTGAACTCTGAGTTGTATATTGTTTAGACAGAATATGAAGTCGTGTcgtaataggacacttgtatcataGGCCTCTTATATAGTAAAATGATAGAAACACGATGtaatctatgccaacataatagcacatacACGCAAGGGAAGCTGGCGGCATGTGCCAGCGCCCAGGTGGCCGTTGTATGGCACTGTGTGGGGATGAGTGACCATAGTCAGGCCCCGAGATGTAATCAAgtttggtgaacctcgttaacaaatctcgatgttATTCCTCTTGCAGACATTATATTTCTTTGGAAGGCCCAGTGTTCCGTTAAGAAACCGATGGACTTCCTTCCACAAAGATAAACCAAGGGATAAAGCTACGGTGGTCCACCATCAAAGAGACGAGGGTAGTGCCCCAGAAATCAGAGGCCTGATGAGAAATCTGAAACTGGACCTTATGTATAAACATTATGAAAAAGaattatatatatacatacaccATATTTGtacacggttcaaataattacaTCTCTTCAGAAAGCAAAGTCTGAACTTTGAACTACTACCTTATTTAACTGTATAATATATATCATAATGGCAATACAATTCAAATAATTACAAGGTATTCAAATGGTTCTTCATAATCAACCTTCTTAAAGCATCATCTGTTATTACTATCCAAGCCAATCCACTAGTTCTTTCTTGTGTCATTAACTCATTGTAGAACACAAATATGACTTTCACAATTTATGTTTACAGAAACAATTGTGCTGAGTCTCACAGGAATAGTCAGCAAAAATCTATCTGCATTAATAGGGACATTCAGAAAAGATACGTTGACAATAATTTAAGTATCAACATGGCCCACATTTTTCTTTGGAATAATATCGTGGAGTAACTTTAAATCTACACATGAGTGCAGATTTACTGCCCTAGGAGTAGCCCTCCCACTTGCATCTGTCGCCCGCACCATCCTAGAGATCTGTGTGATCATATAGGTTTCCACCAGCATTGATGTCACAAGGTACAATTAACATTGGTAATTAGCCTACTTTGTAGGAAACACATGCCAAGATGTCTCGACACAATGCAAGTTATGTTGAACCTATTATTCCCTTCTTTCCGGTTTATTAGACTTATCTCATTTTCTTACCTTTTCCATATTATAAATCTTATTTTCACTTCTTTCCaccacatgttcatatttcaaggtgcattaaattaaTGCAGGCAAGGATTAAAAGAAACCAACCAATGCATGTAACTATTCTTACtcatttagtggtcattcatgcatacATTGTAATTAATGTAGATTAAAGTTTGAGTAATTTTATAAactacgagatacattcctccactcaccattcatcttggttgatgagatttcagatttaagccctataaaccagaaaggaggaagTAGTATCCAGCCAAACATTAAATGGGCAACAATGATAAGTTGAAGATGGAATATGAGAATACAAAGAATGCATTGTGTATCCATAGTTTGGTctcttttcagcaagatcaaactaTGCAACAAATTTTTATGACAATATAATGCAAACTATGGATTTTTAGGACAGTATAACGCATGTCCACTTGATAATTTGAGGTTGCATTGTACTGTCATAAAAATCTACCTGCGTTACTGTATTGTTATTCAAGTTATTTGCTAAACACCGTCGATGATGAGCATCATCAGCTGGACTCATAGTAAACCTTTCCTTCGACTGAATTTGGTGGGATGATGTTTGAGGAATATTAGCAACAATCACAAGAGGCGGCACAGTGGGTTCATCATCTATATCATGTGGAATGTCTGAAAGGAAAGAAGCCGACACATCTTTAACAGCACGAGAACGCCACCTCGCCTTCAACAATATCATGTAGAGGGCCATGATTTTTCAACAAAGAATCACCAAAATCAGGAGTAATTAGCATGAGGTTTTAGCTATCCTCATGTCCACTGCGAGCACCGGAGTACTCATCAATGGACTCCCGGGGCCACCGATCTACCACTGCAAGGGACTCCGTCAGGGCGACCCCGTGTCCCCATGCTCTTCGTGATCATCATCGACGTTCTAAACTGCCTCTTCTAGTGGGCCACATCCTTGGGGCTCATTCACCGTCTTACGGAGCACCACATGTCCtctagcctctctctctctctctctctctctctctctctctctctacgcaGATGATGTCGTGCTATTCTGCCACCCCAACGAGCGCGATCTCTCTGCCATGCGCTACATCCTCCGGCTGTTCAGCACCGCCTCAGGCCTCCACACCAACCTCGCAAAGTGCACGACACTACCTATCCAGTGATCACCCGAGCCCCGGGACTCCCTCTCCAGCCACTTCCCGTGCCTGATCGGCGAGTTCCCCATCAAGTACCTTGGCCTCCCGCTATCCATCCGCAAGATCACCGCCTTGTCCTTACAGCCCTTCGTCGAGAAGCTGGAAAAGAAGCTCTCCCCGTGGTGGGCGTCCATGCTTTCCCGCAATGAGCATTTGGCCCTCGTTCGGCACGTCTTCTACGTGATGCCCACCCACATTCTGATTGTCATGTCGCTGcacacctccatcttgcagcaggtgaACCGCCTCATTCGTGCTTTCCTCTGGCAAGGTCGAAAAACAACCAACGGAGGCCACTGCCTCGTCGGCTAGGCCAAACTCTACCGGCCACTGGCCTATGGCGGCCTCGGCGTCCCAGACCTACAGCGCTCCGCCCACGCCCTGCAGGCCCAGTGGCTATGGCTTCACAAGACTAACCACACCCGCCCGTGCCGACACATCCATATCCCCAGCAGCCCGGCCGTCCAGGCCATCTTCCGGGCCTCCACCACCTGGACGATCGGCGATGACAGCTCTTGCCTTTTCTGGGAGGACCATTGGATCGACAAGACCTCCATCGCCGAGCTGGCTCTTCTCGTCCATGCCCTCGTGCCCCGCCGACACCGCAAGACGCGCACCGTGGCCATGGCTTGGCCTGCCGTGCCTGGATTCAGGATGTGCATGGCCATCTGGACCCAGCGGCACTTGTGCAGTACGTCCACCTCCGGGCGCGGCTCCAACAGATCACACTCTCCGGCGCCCCGGACACCCTCACCTGGCGTTGGACGTCGAACGACGTGTACTCCGCCAAGTCGTGCTACAAGGCCCTATTTGCCGGTTCCATGATCGAGCCCTCCTGGAGACTTACGTGGAAATCTTGGGCACCCCTCATCAAGATCTTCCTTTGGCTTGCCTTCCAAGGACGGTGCTGGACTGTCAACCGGCTTGCCCGCCGCGGCCTTGCTCATGCCCCGATGTGCCTACTCTGTGACCAGGAGCCCGAGACCATGGCGCACCTTCTCGCTGGTTGCGTCTTCTCTAGGCAGACATGGCATGAGGTCCTATCCTGGTACCAGATCACAGACATGCCACTCCCCACCCCCGGGTTGGACTTTCGTGACTGGTTCTCCCAGTCCGTGCAGGACGCGCCGACATCCTTGCAACGCGGTCTAGCTTCGCTCATCATTCTTACCGCCTGGTGCCTTTGGAAGGCGCGAAACGCCTGCTTCGTCAATGATGTGACCCCCTCGATCCCACTCCTCGTCAACGACATCAAGGAAGACGCCCGCAACTGGGCCGCCGCCGGAGCCAAGGGGCTCAGCAACCTGCTCCCGCCCCCATAGTGTCTTGTAGGGGCTTGCgcatccccctcccctccatgtaTGCGCCCTTGTAGTTCTCGCTCACGCCCTCTCGCGTACGTGCTTGCGAGGCTTCCCCTGTAATTGCTATTGTTTTCTTtccctatcaatgcaatgatacgcaaagcttttgcgtattcgcgaaaaaaaactATGCATTTTTTGGGTTCTGGCGTGTCTCTTTCTTACAAACATGCCATCATGCACATATTATGTTTTCCTCTTCTTAACAAAAAGGCAGTGCCCCTGCAGGTTTGTTAAAGAATACCGGAAATAAATTAAATTTCCATTACAAAAAGCTAGAAAGGCCACACACTTATACATTATATGCAAAAGAAATATTTTACATATTCTCAAGGTAAAATGCTTGAGCTACTATGCAATATCAAACATATGAAGGCCGAAAAGAAAGACATCGAGAGGCATACATGTACGCGGGCGTGAATGAGGGATACGTAAAACCGATTTTAATGATAGTTCAATAATAGGCTATGTGTAGGAAGATATTTCTATTTTCGTCGGTCGTGTCTACTTTGTTCTTTCTTGTGTACTTCATAGTTACTTGAACTTAAATAAACTTATGGTCGTGTGCATTGCAATGATGCAGAGGCCAGAAATTATTCTCCTTTTTTTCTAAAGGAAATTGTATGTGGGAGCATGCGTGGTGCATTTATTATTTGTGTAGTTCAAGTACGAATGTGACAGAGCAAAGAGCTGACCATCTATATTCGTTGGAAGGAGATGCAACATCAACTAACTGACACGCAAGGTGGAGGAGAAGAGAGAGTTTTCAAGTCCCACAAGTACTTCTCCAAGCTGTGGCCAGACACCATAGCACTCTATATATAGAGTCCTAGTTCTACAAGACTTTTCTCCCGTAGAGGAGCAGAAAGATCGAGAGGCAGAGCCAACCTACTCAACTCGAGGCCGTGTTGCTGAGGTGAGACACGCATCGCAATGGGGAGCAACGAGGGCGGCGGGTGCGACGGcaagccggtggtggtggtgccgGAGATCAAGTACACCAAGCTCTTCATCAACGGCGAGTTCGTTGACGCCGCATCAGGTACGTCGTCATGATGAATTAGTTTGTGCAGGCATATACTGGCTATCCTCCAGTTTGGTGGATACCTACGTTGTTTTGGTTTTTACGGGGTGGATACCTACGCGCCAGCTTCCCTTTGTCGTCTTCGCTAACGTATATGTTACTGCGTAGTTGGGAGGAGTCGATAAGATTGAGCCTATTCGTTTGAGTtctttttttttagagaaaaggccaaggcccgactttatagataaagccacacGGCAGCGTCACGAATACCCAATGCTCACACGAACATAGAGCCACAGAGAAAGGTAAATAGACCCAAAGTAGTAGCGATACAGGCAGCTGCCAAACACGGCACGCAGGCCGGGAAGAGAAGAAGACCTAATCCCGCAAACTACAGCACCAAGATTATACACCATGATTCGTCCCGGAGATCTGAGAGGCTGAAGCCCGAATTCTGGCGATGAGCAGGTCCAGGGCGTCCCGATCTGgctccttagtcaatgatctccactgctgcaagaatataCATGATTTGAAAAGAACATCAGCAGGCTTAGATAGGAAGGTAagctcaatagtaaatttgtttctAATGGTCCATAGTGCCCAACATAAGGCTCCCAAGCCAACCCAGAATACCCTCCTGGTGACCCCTACCAGAGATTTGGCTAGGGTTCTAATATCTGAGAAAGAGGAGGGATTCCAGGAGACCCGAAGCCAGGATCTGACGCAAGGCCAAACTAATTTGGCGAAAACACAGTTGAAAAAGATGTGTTTAGAGTTTTCCAAAGCCCCACACAAGTTACAGAATTCCGAGCCCGGCCCATTGCGTTTTTTGATCTGATCAGCAGAAGGGAGGCGACCACGGAAGGCTTGCCAGAGGAAAATCTTAATCTTAGGAGGGACCTTAGATTTCCAAACACAAGAGAATCAAGCCGAAGTAGTACCACCAATCAGTCTAGAGTACAGCGATTTAACCGAGAATATACCAGAGGCCGTAAGCGGCCAAACCACCGAGTCGGCCTCCTCCGAGAGCACAGGGAAGAGGGCAGAAAGACTTTGCAttcttccaactcttcaggagacaggGCCCGACGAAAAGCCAAGTCCCAATTATTAGCAGCCACCTCCGCGATGGAGATTTGCGGATTGGGGCAATAAGAGAACAGAACCGGAAAGCTAACAGCCAGGGGAGCATCCCCAGACCACCAATCTAACCAAAAACGAACAGCGGACCCATtacccacacaaaacttaacgtgcTCCAAAAAAATCGGCCGAACTTTAACAAGGGCTTTCCAAAACTGCGAACCGCGCCGCCCGGGGGCAAACATAGGGTTGGAGTTAGGATAATATTTAGCCTTAAGAATCGAAGACCACAGCACATCGGCCCCAACCAtcataattttccaccaccacttaaCGAGCAAATAAATATTCATCACCCGAGTATTAATAATGCCTAACCCCCCAAGATTTTTAGGCTTGCACATCAACTGCCACTTGACCAACCTATACTTTCTTTTGTTATCAACAGAATTCCAATAAAAGCCACCCCTATGTTTGTCGAAGCCAGCATGCACTCCATCCGTGAGACGATAAAAACCCATAAGAAACATCGGGAGAGAGGATAAGCAAGAGTTGATTAGAGCCACTTTGCCAGCATTGTCAGTACGTCCTAAACAAGATAATCCAAATGAGGAGCCAAAATCCACACGTCAGTTATCTGTGAAATATCGTGGTGTGGATAAGCATACATGCTCACCCAGCTCTATGAAATGTCTTCTTTTTCTGTTCCTTAGAAAATTCTGGTATGCATAATCTATATGACTCGGTGTCGTGTGCTTACCTTAAGTTTCATGCACATATTTGAATTCTTGTAAATCTGCAAAAAAAAGGTATAGCTAGGATACAAAGTAGGCTTTAATTCATTTTATTTTTTGCTTGTGAAAGtaccttttttttttgcgagatgCTTGTGAAAGTACCTGCTTGCTCGCTCAATGGATCGAACCAACTTGTCTCTCTACCCTAAAAAAGAAACTTATCTCTGCCACATTCACGAGATTCGACGGCATCATCCCATAATATATGGAATTATTGCCGCAAGGTCTTCTATCCCTTTGATATTTAATTGCCGCCACTGGATGTTTATATATGGTAGCCACCGCCTACGCGTCGACGGTTTATTTTTCCACAGAGTATTACCGGTCGACGTTGGCAAGACGTTTGTTTTCCTGCTGGTGGATTTCATTTTGGGAGGCGATGGTGCTCATGTGATTTATGGGTGGATTTCATTTTTCAGGCAAGACGTTTGAGACGAGGGACCCGCGGACAGGCGACGTGCTGGCCCACATCGCAGAGGCGGACAAAGCCGACGTGGACCTCGCCGTCGAGGCCGCCAGGGAGGCCTTCGAGCATGGCAAGTGGCCCCGCATGTCAGGCTACGTACGTAATCCAATCCGGCACTCCCTGTTGCTGTAGCTCATCCGACAAATTGACCTGCTGACAAGGTCGCTCGTCGCcggcatgcatgcatccatgcagGAGAGGAGCAGGGCCATGAACAAGCTGGCCGACCTGATGGAGCAGCACATCgaggagctggcggcgctggacggcgccgacgccggcaAGCTGCTCCTGTTGGGCAAGATCATCGACATCCCTTCCGCGGTGCAGATGCTGCGCTATTACGCCGGCGCCGCCGACAAGATCCACGGCGAGTCGCTGCGTGTGTCCGGCAAGTACCAGGGGTACACCCTCAAGGAGCCCATCGGGGTCGTCGGCATCATCATCCCGTGGAACTTCCCCAGCCTCATGTTCTTCCTCAAGATCAGCCCGGCGCTCGCCGCCGGATGCACCGTCGTCGTCAAGCCCGCCGAGCAGACGCCCCTCTCGGCCCTCTACTATGCTCACCTTGCAAAGCTGGTAATGAATCTCTGTGCAAGCTAACGCTCTTTCAACACTCTCCATGTGATGATGTGAACTGTCCTCACGTGCATGCATACATGTTTAGGCTGGCATTCCGGACGGAGTGATCAATGTCGTCCCTGGCTTCGGCCCGACGGCCGGCGCCGCCATCGCCTCCCACATGGACGTTGACAGCGTGAGCACAAATCACCATTATTAGTACCTGTGCTGTGCTATGCATTTCTGTCTTACTTGTCCTAAATCCTAATGAAAGATACCACCACCACATCGACCAGGTTGCCTTCACTGGCTCTGGTGAAGTAGGCCGCCTCATCATGGAGGCATCTGCCCGGAGCAACCTGAAGACGGTATCGCTTGAGCTCGGTGGCAAGTCGCCTCTGATAATCTTCGACGACGCTGATGTCGACATGGCGGTCGAGCTCTCAAGGCTTGCCATCTTCTTCAACAAGGTAATAGTAGATGGCATTCTCCTCACAGAGGATAGAATTACCAAGAGTAAACAGTTCCACGTAGCAAAAGACAGACACTGACCACATATAGTGCTATCTGAATCTGGACTTCCAGGGAGAGGTTTGCGTCGCGGGGTCCCGTGTTTATGTTCAGGAAGGGATCTACGACGAGTTTGTGAAGAGGGCTGTGGTGGCTGCCCAGAACTGGAAAGTCGGAGACCCGTTTGATGTCGCCACCAACATGGGTCCCCAGGTAAATTGTGCCTTCATTTTCCATCAGCCATTGTCAACTGGAAAGTGGAAACTAGTCGTGCTCATGGCCGGAAAGAAAGTGGCAAATATAGTTATTTCAACCGTTACTTTGCTTGAATCTAGGTTGATAAGGAGCAATTTGAGAGGGTCCTAAGGTACATTGAGCATGGCAAGAGCGAGGGAGCGACACTTCTCACCGGCGGCAAACCTGCCAGCGACAAAGGATACTACATTGAGCCTACCATATTTGCAGATGTCAAGGTAATTTCAACTTGTAGATGCACAAGAGATGAGGTGTACACATCATATTACTGAAGCGGGGAGGGAATCGTACATCGCCTGCATTCAGATGGATTGACAGTTTGACACTAACGCATGCTCACGTGGCTTCTATAGGAGGACATGAAGATCGCTCAAGATGAGATCTTTGGCCCCGTGATGTCCCTCATGAAGTTCAAGTACGCTAAAGTTTTCACAATGTCATCTGACGAAATTTCACTTGGTTCTTGAATTATCAACTGCTAGTCCCTGACTAAGTGCCTTTTTGCCCGGCTGTGTCTGCAGGACGGTCGATGAGGCGATAGAGAAGGCCAACTGCACCAAGTACGGGCTGGCCGCCGGCATAATCACCAAGAATTTGGACATCGCCAACAGGGTGTCGAGATCGGTGCGCGCGGGGACCGTGTGGGTCAACTGCTACTTCGCCTTCGACCCCGAGGCGCCCTTCGGCGGGTACAAGATGAGCGGGTTCGGCCGGGACCAGGGGATGATGGCCATCGACAAGTACATGCAGGTCAAGAGCGTCATCACCGCAGTCCCTGACTCGCCTTGGTATTAGCAGAATAGCCAAGACAATGCAAGTTCTTAATTCTCTGCAGTACTGTACATGCTTGTTGAGTTGGCTGGTGCTTGTGAAGCAGTCCTTTGTTTGCGTTGCCTGGGTGCCAAGTTGTTGGTGTGTGTGATAtaggaaaaagtccaaaacaaaccttgaacttgtagaccaaagctaaatcaaaccctgaacttCAAATCCCTGAAATTAGCACACCGAACTAtctaatcccggtctattttaaatCTTAAGTGCCTTCCCAAACAGGAATCGTCCGGAACCCGGGATGGTTGGCTGCGGtcagactgggccggcccatcaggcAGGGCAAAGCATGTTTTTTTTTGCAACATTTTTTCCAAACCGTGCCACATAAAAACGTTGAAAAAGAAGAGAATTGTGAATTGAACTTCCGACCTAACGCTAGTACAGTTCTCCTGCTAGCCACTCTAACTGATTGCCGTTGCTGAGACAAGAAAAGCGTGAAAATATTTAAACCAATGCAGCGTGGAGATTTGGAAACATTTTCTACAATTGTTTGAACCATTTTcttgaaaattttcaacaattttgGAATCCGAATATTCTTGAAATAAAAAACCAATTTTTTAAATacaatttttctaaaaaaattgaacattttttgGATTACGAGCAGTTCTAGAAAGACATGACTTTTCTAAACATGAACCATTTTTTAAAAGCCCCGAACATTCTTTAAAGTGTGAACCCTTTTTGGCAAAAAAAAGA is from Triticum aestivum cultivar Chinese Spring chromosome 3A, IWGSC CS RefSeq v2.1, whole genome shotgun sequence and encodes:
- the LOC123058353 gene encoding aldehyde dehydrogenase family 2 member C4; the protein is MGSNEGGGCDGKPVVVVPEIKYTKLFINGEFVDAASGKTFETRDPRTGDVLAHIAEADKADVDLAVEAAREAFEHGKWPRMSGYERSRAMNKLADLMEQHIEELAALDGADAGKLLLLGKIIDIPSAVQMLRYYAGAADKIHGESLRVSGKYQGYTLKEPIGVVGIIIPWNFPSLMFFLKISPALAAGCTVVVKPAEQTPLSALYYAHLAKLAGIPDGVINVVPGFGPTAGAAIASHMDVDSVAFTGSGEVGRLIMEASARSNLKTVSLELGGKSPLIIFDDADVDMAVELSRLAIFFNKGEVCVAGSRVYVQEGIYDEFVKRAVVAAQNWKVGDPFDVATNMGPQVDKEQFERVLRYIEHGKSEGATLLTGGKPASDKGYYIEPTIFADVKEDMKIAQDEIFGPVMSLMKFKTVDEAIEKANCTKYGLAAGIITKNLDIANRVSRSVRAGTVWVNCYFAFDPEAPFGGYKMSGFGRDQGMMAIDKYMQVKSVITAVPDSPWY